In Archaeoglobaceae archaeon, one genomic interval encodes:
- a CDS encoding formylmethanofuran dehydrogenase subunit B — translation MKMICTACSCLCDDVELVDGKVLHACERGYKHISRYKEQRSKPLVNGKEVDLDKAIESAIELLKSAKSPAIYGLDTSTVEAQKLAIEIAKKLNCYIDDNSSFCLGEFVEAILKKELPSATLDEVRDKAYVMIYWGANPYHSLPRHMSRYTYYPRGAKRQRGYDEDRYLVVVDIRRTETAKLAKKNARFIQVQNDLELIESFNKALEGKAGKYEVASILREMKKADFNVVFGGLGLKYGLKNNFKAFIELIRKINEFAPLYFIPAGFHANMRGFNETLFEAVGAVNKFSFSSANSSPEFAFTELLKSEKIDTALIVGTDPIASLPYEVSSKLAKVKKIVLDPRFSLTARVAEVVLPSAFSGIECGGEMVRSDGVRLKLSPIAKAEVDDVYVLKRILEGL, via the coding sequence ATGAAGATGATCTGCACCGCATGTTCTTGCCTTTGCGATGACGTTGAGCTTGTAGACGGAAAAGTGCTCCATGCATGCGAGAGAGGCTACAAGCACATATCACGCTATAAAGAGCAGAGATCGAAGCCATTGGTTAATGGAAAAGAGGTGGATCTCGACAAAGCCATAGAGAGTGCAATTGAACTGCTAAAGTCTGCAAAAAGTCCCGCGATTTATGGGCTTGACACTTCAACAGTCGAAGCCCAGAAACTTGCGATTGAAATAGCGAAGAAGTTGAACTGCTACATCGACGACAACTCCTCGTTCTGCCTTGGGGAATTCGTTGAGGCAATTCTAAAGAAAGAGCTCCCGAGTGCAACGCTTGATGAGGTTAGAGACAAAGCTTACGTCATGATCTATTGGGGGGCAAATCCCTATCACAGCCTACCGAGGCACATGTCCCGCTATACCTATTACCCAAGGGGTGCCAAAAGGCAGAGGGGCTATGACGAGGATCGCTATCTCGTTGTTGTCGACATTCGAAGAACAGAGACCGCAAAGCTTGCAAAGAAAAATGCAAGATTTATTCAGGTTCAAAACGATCTTGAGCTTATTGAATCATTTAACAAGGCCTTAGAGGGTAAAGCGGGTAAATATGAAGTTGCAAGCATTCTAAGAGAAATGAAGAAAGCGGACTTCAACGTCGTCTTTGGTGGGCTTGGTCTTAAATACGGGCTAAAAAATAATTTTAAGGCTTTTATAGAGCTTATTAGAAAAATAAACGAATTTGCTCCGCTCTACTTTATTCCAGCGGGCTTTCATGCGAACATGCGTGGCTTTAATGAGACCCTTTTTGAGGCAGTTGGAGCGGTGAACAAGTTCAGCTTCTCTTCTGCAAATTCATCGCCAGAATTTGCATTCACAGAGCTTTTGAAGAGCGAGAAGATCGATACCGCACTCATTGTTGGCACAGATCCAATTGCTTCTTTGCCCTACGAGGTTTCGAGCAAGCTTGCAAAAGTAAAGAAGATCGTTCTCGATCCCCGCTTCTCCTTGACTGCCAGAGTTGCCGAAGTTGTACTGCCGTCCGCATTTTCTGGGATCGAATGCGGTGGAGAAATGGTAAGAAGCGATGGTGTAAGGCTGAAGCTCTCTCCAATTGCAAAGGCTGAAGTTGATGATGTTTACGTGCTTAAAAGAATTCTGGAGGGATTGTGA
- a CDS encoding (Fe-S)-binding protein yields MPLTPMEVYKLLPKTNCKKCGEQTCMSFAFKLINREKKLEDCKPLFEDKKYEVQLKKLQELVKPLAEATETGLIVKSENCNGCGNCIVVCPVHVEKDPHGAGIGKGITIKDPIYRIENGKLVIMNMHACRRYGKSRILCIVCRENCPTDAISFLEG; encoded by the coding sequence ATGCCTTTAACTCCAATGGAAGTTTACAAGCTTCTGCCAAAAACCAACTGCAAGAAATGTGGCGAGCAAACATGTATGAGCTTCGCCTTCAAGCTCATCAACAGAGAAAAGAAGCTTGAAGACTGCAAACCACTATTCGAGGATAAAAAATACGAAGTTCAGCTTAAAAAACTTCAAGAACTCGTTAAGCCACTTGCCGAAGCTACAGAGACAGGTTTGATCGTAAAAAGCGAAAACTGCAACGGCTGTGGAAACTGCATCGTCGTTTGCCCAGTTCACGTTGAAAAGGACCCCCATGGGGCGGGCATTGGCAAAGGCATTACGATTAAGGATCCGATCTACCGCATTGAAAACGGCAAACTTGTGATCATGAACATGCATGCATGCAGAAGATATGGTAAAAGCAGAATTCTCTGCATCGTTTGCCGAGAGAACTGCCCAACAGATGCGATCAGCTTTCTGGAGGGATGA
- a CDS encoding formylmethanofuran--tetrahydromethanopterin N-formyltransferase — translation MLEINGIPVEDTYCEAFDGIYSRFIVTAKHKWLLEKAVYSATALPSTVFGESEGGIEKWLSPSETPDGRVGAICQVWVQKSKKFMDVLMREMSKRLRQGILVVPTTRVFNATDSETKFDAELNVGRCGDGYEWEEERWGRKVIVVPIMFGEFVIERYIGYANGIAGGNIWLFCDSESSALEAGEACVEALKQLDGVITSFDICSAGSKPETKFPEIGPTTNHYFCPTLKGKIPDSKVPEGVKSIPEIVINGINLEAVKKAMFICLDVASKIDGVLKLSAGNYGGKLGQHKIYLRDILKQFG, via the coding sequence ATGCTCGAAATTAATGGAATTCCGGTTGAGGACACATACTGCGAAGCCTTCGACGGCATATACTCGAGATTTATAGTTACAGCCAAACATAAATGGCTTCTTGAAAAGGCGGTTTATTCCGCAACCGCTCTACCCTCGACAGTCTTTGGAGAATCCGAGGGTGGTATAGAGAAATGGCTTTCTCCCAGTGAGACCCCAGATGGAAGAGTCGGAGCAATCTGCCAAGTCTGGGTTCAGAAGTCGAAGAAGTTCATGGATGTGCTTATGAGAGAAATGAGCAAAAGGCTTAGACAGGGAATTCTCGTCGTGCCGACAACAAGGGTTTTCAACGCGACTGATAGCGAAACTAAGTTTGATGCTGAGCTCAACGTAGGCAGATGTGGTGATGGCTACGAATGGGAAGAGGAGAGATGGGGAAGAAAGGTAATAGTTGTGCCAATCATGTTCGGCGAATTCGTGATCGAGCGCTACATCGGCTACGCAAATGGAATTGCGGGTGGCAATATATGGCTTTTCTGCGACAGCGAGTCTTCAGCTCTCGAAGCGGGTGAAGCTTGTGTTGAGGCTTTGAAACAGCTTGATGGCGTCATAACTTCCTTTGATATATGCTCCGCTGGAAGCAAGCCAGAAACGAAGTTCCCTGAGATTGGACCTACGACGAACCACTACTTCTGCCCGACGCTTAAGGGAAAGATCCCGGATTCGAAGGTTCCAGAAGGTGTGAAGTCGATTCCAGAAATCGTGATCAATGGCATAAACCTCGAGGCGGTAAAGAAGGCGATGTTCATCTGCCTTGACGTTGCAAGCAAAATTGATGGTGTTTTAAAGCTTTCAGCGGGTAACTATGGAGGAAAACTTGGACAGCACAAGATCTATTTGCGAGACATTCTCAAGCAGTTTGGCTAA
- a CDS encoding MoaD family protein, with amino-acid sequence MKVRIEFYATLRERFGKSIEVECNGTLRDAFLSASKILGEEFLKEVFDENGSYRFDRIITVNGRNIKDELIENLKEGDRIAVFPPVAGG; translated from the coding sequence GTGAAGGTTCGAATAGAGTTTTACGCAACCCTGAGGGAGAGATTTGGAAAAAGCATAGAAGTTGAGTGCAACGGCACACTGAGAGATGCGTTCTTATCAGCTTCTAAGATCCTTGGTGAGGAATTTCTGAAAGAAGTTTTTGACGAAAATGGTTCCTACAGATTTGACAGGATCATTACCGTCAATGGAAGGAACATTAAAGATGAGCTGATCGAAAACCTTAAAGAGGGGGACAGAATCGCGGTCTTTCCCCCAGTGGCGGGCGGATGA
- a CDS encoding pyrimidine dimer DNA glycosylase/endonuclease V: MRLWSLHPALLDPKGLVALWRETLLARKVLEGKTKGYRNHPQLQRFRNYGNPIVAINSYLYFVFVEATRRGYRFSREKVYELPVLERIIPVTKGQVEFEREHLAQKLSFRNPEWLKKLPEKVEVNPVFYVVEGEVEPWEKLR; the protein is encoded by the coding sequence TTGAGGCTTTGGTCTTTGCATCCAGCGTTGCTTGACCCAAAGGGGCTTGTTGCGCTTTGGAGAGAAACCTTGCTTGCGAGAAAGGTTCTTGAAGGAAAAACAAAAGGATACAGGAATCATCCTCAGCTTCAGAGGTTCAGAAATTACGGCAATCCGATCGTTGCAATAAACTCCTATCTTTACTTTGTATTCGTTGAAGCTACCAGAAGAGGGTATAGATTCAGCAGAGAGAAGGTTTACGAATTGCCCGTGCTTGAGAGAATAATCCCGGTAACTAAGGGTCAGGTTGAATTCGAAAGAGAACATCTGGCTCAAAAGTTGAGCTTTAGAAATCCTGAGTGGCTGAAAAAACTGCCAGAGAAAGTTGAAGTTAATCCAGTTTTTTACGTTGTTGAGGGCGAAGTTGAGCCTTGGGAGAAGTTGAGATAG
- the ccsA gene encoding cytochrome c biogenesis protein CcsA — MLGFELMLFSAIFASLSALFFFFATKKLKFAEFGEVALYLSLSFCFASMLLLLHYLITDNFSIYYVYAYSQREMSFEYKLSALWAGKEGSLLLWNFANLLVASIFASSGKKDLQKAKALAIFMAISSFLLILSLFSNPFEVLDFNPSNGVGMNPLLRTPEMIIHPPLVFFGYALVVCIYAGHLAGIEQRKTVRIAWAFLTAGIVLGGWWAYRTLGWGGFWGWDPVENASLLPWLALTAYMHTNKGRELFAYLAMVFVAFTAFITRSGILSSVHSFGEDPIGWVYFFLIVACALPLLRKWEIRDNCYTSLLFGAMIVVIMLGTIANLFRNVDRSYYLITFTPIFFATALMALYKLKASRRKLIHIGVLLLFIGANSVWFFEQKETVVLSPEGRSDEISFYLQNVSSYRTPEKTIIKAEILSSLGVIEPEMHIYPQSTVSKVYIISNPFLDYYFAMNRVSQSFVELEFYRVPLISLVWLGSILLILGLISERIGLGSKK; from the coding sequence GTGCTTGGTTTTGAATTAATGCTATTTTCAGCAATTTTTGCATCTTTGTCAGCTCTATTTTTCTTTTTTGCGACAAAAAAGCTGAAGTTTGCTGAGTTCGGCGAAGTAGCACTTTATTTGTCTCTATCTTTTTGTTTTGCCTCAATGCTGTTGCTTTTGCACTATCTCATTACCGACAACTTCTCGATCTACTACGTTTACGCATACTCACAGCGAGAGATGAGCTTTGAATACAAGCTTTCTGCACTCTGGGCTGGCAAGGAGGGCTCCTTACTGCTATGGAACTTTGCAAATCTGCTTGTTGCTTCGATTTTTGCAAGCTCAGGCAAAAAGGACTTGCAAAAGGCAAAGGCTCTTGCAATATTCATGGCTATATCTTCTTTTTTGCTAATTCTGAGCCTTTTTTCAAATCCGTTTGAAGTGCTCGACTTCAATCCTTCCAACGGAGTGGGAATGAATCCTTTGCTCAGAACTCCAGAAATGATCATTCATCCTCCGCTTGTCTTCTTTGGTTATGCTCTCGTTGTTTGCATCTATGCTGGGCATTTAGCGGGAATAGAGCAAAGAAAAACCGTTAGAATTGCCTGGGCTTTTCTTACTGCTGGCATAGTCCTTGGTGGATGGTGGGCTTATAGAACGCTTGGCTGGGGCGGGTTCTGGGGATGGGATCCTGTTGAGAACGCCTCACTTCTTCCTTGGCTTGCACTTACCGCTTACATGCACACAAATAAGGGCAGAGAACTCTTTGCATACCTTGCGATGGTCTTTGTAGCATTTACCGCATTCATAACGAGGAGTGGAATTCTAAGTTCTGTGCACTCCTTTGGCGAAGACCCAATTGGCTGGGTTTACTTTTTCTTGATCGTCGCTTGTGCTTTGCCACTCTTAAGAAAATGGGAGATCAGGGACAACTGCTACACTTCTCTGCTTTTCGGAGCAATGATCGTGGTCATTATGCTCGGCACGATAGCGAATCTTTTCAGGAACGTTGATAGAAGTTATTATCTTATTACCTTTACACCCATATTCTTTGCAACCGCTTTAATGGCTCTCTACAAGCTTAAAGCTTCGAGAAGAAAATTGATACACATTGGAGTGCTACTGCTGTTTATCGGAGCCAATTCTGTTTGGTTTTTTGAGCAAAAGGAGACAGTAGTTTTGAGTCCGGAGGGTAGAAGCGACGAAATCAGTTTTTATCTACAGAATGTGAGCAGTTATAGAACACCCGAAAAGACAATAATAAAGGCGGAAATTCTGAGCTCCTTAGGAGTTATCGAGCCTGAAATGCATATCTATCCCCAGTCAACGGTATCGAAGGTTTACATAATCAGCAATCCTTTCCTCGACTACTACTTTGCAATGAACAGAGTTAGTCAAAGCTTTGTGGAACTTGAATTTTATCGAGTTCCACTGATCTCACTGGTTTGGCTTGGTTCAATTTTGCTTATTCTCGGACTCATTTCCGAGAGAATTGGGCTTGGAAGCAAAAAGTGA
- the polC gene encoding DNA polymerase II large subunit, whose translation MHLTLDRFFPLFDREQDNDYWAIEKIREYHKMLSEKLEEAYKIAEIARAKGLDPEPKVEILIAKDMAERVEKLIGLNGVAKRIRELEEGGMERDKICFKIAEEIVDGKFGRMDYLEAIDKAIRTAVAIMTEGVVAAPIEGIAKVSIDKNSDGSNFLKVYYAGPIRSAGGTAQVISVLIADYVRRKVGLGRYIPTEEEVLRYCEEIQLYKRVANLQYLPTDEEIRLIVSNCPICIDGEPTEEAEVSGYRNLPRVETNRVRGGMALIIAEGIALKAPKLKKMVDELKIDGWEWLDKLIKKDSEEEVDVKPRSKYLADLVAGRPVLSHPSRKGGFRLRYGRARNSGLATVGINPATMALIDFVAIGTQLKIERPGKAGSVVPVTTIEGPTVRLKNGDVVRINSVKEAIELKNEVEKILDLGEILINYGDFLENNHPLVPASYCREWWALESGIKDTQIDEETALKLSDELGVPMHPDYTYLWHDITIEDFCYLRDFISARGKIEGQRKSCLLLPYDKKAKEILENLLVEHKVRDGIVIEKWKVLVRCLGLDFRLRKVGEIAGESVLEVIKNVSGITVRAKAPSRIGARMGRPEKAKERKMSPPPHLLFPVSFAGGKRRDVKSAIDHKNDYNSAKGLIEVEIALRKCKTCGKETFWLKCDCGGDTEQIYYCPKCRIKDTSEFCKKCGSEMRGYMKRAVDIRALYERALQNLGERDELEIVKGVIGLTSKNKVPERVEKGILRAKHGVYVFKDGTIRYDMTDLPLTHFKPREIGVSVEKLKELGYTRDYLGIELKNEDQILELMPQDIVISKDCAEYLVRVAKFIDDLLVKFYKIGPFYNVEKPEDLIGHLVIGLAPHTSAGVLGRIIGFADVLGCYAHPYFHAAKRRNCDGDEDCVMLLLDGLLNFSRHFLPEKRGGQMDAPLVLTVIVDPREVDKEVHNMDIVSQYPLEFYKATLEFANPKECEDLIERVKDRLSSETRFCMLKFTHDTDITLGVKESAYKKLKTMEEKVEKQMELAKKISAVDEHDVAERVVTLHFLPDIIGNLRAFSRQEFRCVDCNEKYRRLPLNGKCRKCGGNLTLTVHSSSIVKYLELSKKLCENYNVSEYTKQRLKLIEYEIRSLLMENKQITLVDVFN comes from the coding sequence ATGCATCTCACCCTTGACAGGTTTTTCCCTCTTTTCGACAGAGAACAAGATAACGATTACTGGGCTATCGAAAAAATAAGAGAATACCACAAAATGCTAAGCGAGAAACTTGAAGAAGCCTATAAGATTGCCGAGATTGCAAGAGCAAAAGGTCTTGATCCTGAGCCAAAGGTCGAGATTTTGATTGCAAAAGACATGGCTGAGAGAGTTGAGAAGCTAATAGGGCTTAATGGTGTTGCCAAGAGAATCAGGGAGCTTGAAGAGGGAGGGATGGAGAGGGATAAGATCTGCTTTAAAATTGCAGAAGAGATTGTCGATGGAAAATTTGGAAGAATGGACTATTTAGAGGCAATAGACAAAGCCATAAGGACTGCGGTTGCTATAATGACTGAAGGAGTTGTTGCTGCACCCATCGAGGGAATTGCAAAGGTTTCAATTGACAAAAACAGCGATGGGAGCAATTTCTTGAAGGTTTACTACGCTGGGCCGATAAGAAGTGCTGGAGGGACTGCACAGGTAATTTCTGTTCTCATTGCAGACTACGTTCGCAGGAAAGTTGGCCTTGGAAGATACATTCCTACAGAAGAAGAGGTCTTGAGATATTGCGAAGAGATACAGCTCTACAAAAGGGTTGCAAACCTCCAGTATTTACCAACAGATGAGGAGATAAGGCTGATCGTCTCTAACTGTCCAATTTGCATAGATGGCGAGCCAACAGAAGAGGCGGAAGTTTCAGGCTACAGAAATCTGCCAAGAGTTGAGACAAACAGAGTTAGAGGAGGAATGGCTTTAATAATAGCGGAGGGTATAGCTCTAAAGGCCCCGAAGCTAAAAAAAATGGTAGATGAGCTTAAAATCGATGGATGGGAATGGCTTGATAAGCTGATTAAAAAAGACTCAGAAGAGGAAGTGGACGTAAAGCCTCGAAGTAAATATTTAGCAGACCTTGTCGCAGGAAGGCCTGTTTTGAGTCATCCTTCGAGAAAGGGGGGCTTTAGGTTGAGATACGGCAGAGCAAGAAACTCTGGTTTGGCAACAGTAGGAATAAACCCTGCAACTATGGCCTTAATTGATTTCGTAGCTATAGGAACCCAATTAAAGATAGAAAGACCCGGTAAAGCAGGGAGTGTTGTGCCTGTAACGACAATTGAAGGGCCGACGGTTAGACTCAAAAATGGAGATGTTGTTAGAATCAACAGTGTCAAAGAAGCGATTGAATTGAAAAATGAAGTTGAAAAGATACTTGATCTTGGCGAGATTTTGATAAACTACGGCGATTTTCTCGAAAACAACCATCCACTCGTTCCAGCTTCTTATTGCAGAGAATGGTGGGCTCTTGAAAGCGGAATTAAAGATACTCAAATCGATGAAGAAACCGCTTTAAAGCTCTCTGACGAACTTGGAGTTCCGATGCATCCGGACTACACATACTTATGGCACGACATAACAATTGAAGATTTCTGCTATCTCCGTGATTTTATTAGTGCCCGAGGGAAAATTGAGGGGCAGAGAAAAAGCTGCCTCTTGCTACCTTATGATAAAAAAGCCAAAGAAATTCTCGAAAATTTGCTTGTAGAACATAAGGTTAGAGATGGGATAGTGATCGAAAAATGGAAGGTGCTCGTGCGATGCTTAGGGCTCGATTTTAGACTGAGGAAGGTGGGCGAAATTGCAGGCGAAAGTGTGCTTGAAGTTATAAAGAACGTTTCAGGAATAACTGTTCGGGCAAAAGCACCTTCGAGAATAGGAGCAAGAATGGGAAGACCTGAAAAAGCCAAGGAGAGAAAAATGAGCCCTCCACCACATTTACTCTTTCCCGTAAGCTTTGCAGGTGGGAAGAGAAGAGATGTAAAAAGTGCCATAGACCATAAAAATGACTACAATTCTGCAAAAGGACTAATTGAAGTTGAAATTGCTTTAAGAAAATGTAAAACATGTGGAAAAGAAACTTTCTGGCTTAAATGTGATTGCGGTGGCGATACTGAGCAGATTTACTATTGCCCAAAGTGCAGAATTAAAGATACTTCGGAGTTCTGCAAAAAATGCGGGAGCGAGATGAGAGGATACATGAAGAGAGCTGTCGATATAAGGGCTCTCTATGAGAGAGCTCTTCAGAATCTCGGTGAGCGTGATGAACTGGAGATCGTAAAAGGGGTAATCGGTCTTACTTCCAAGAACAAGGTTCCGGAAAGGGTTGAGAAGGGAATTCTTAGGGCAAAACATGGCGTATACGTTTTCAAGGACGGCACAATTAGATATGACATGACAGACCTTCCTTTGACTCATTTTAAGCCAAGAGAGATAGGAGTTAGTGTTGAGAAGCTGAAAGAACTTGGATACACAAGAGATTATTTGGGGATTGAGTTAAAAAACGAAGATCAGATTTTAGAGCTTATGCCACAGGATATAGTGATCTCAAAAGACTGCGCGGAATACCTTGTAAGGGTTGCGAAGTTTATTGACGATCTGCTTGTTAAATTCTACAAGATTGGGCCATTTTACAATGTTGAAAAACCTGAAGACCTTATAGGACATCTTGTGATTGGCCTTGCTCCACATACCTCTGCAGGAGTCCTTGGAAGGATCATAGGCTTTGCAGACGTGCTTGGCTGTTATGCACACCCATACTTCCATGCTGCGAAGCGAAGGAACTGCGATGGCGACGAAGATTGTGTAATGCTCCTCCTCGATGGCTTGCTAAACTTTTCAAGACATTTCTTGCCAGAAAAACGCGGAGGACAGATGGATGCCCCTCTGGTGCTAACAGTGATCGTTGATCCGAGAGAAGTTGACAAGGAAGTCCACAATATGGACATCGTTTCCCAGTATCCGCTGGAATTCTACAAAGCAACGCTAGAGTTTGCAAATCCAAAGGAGTGCGAAGATCTGATTGAAAGAGTCAAAGATCGACTTAGTTCGGAAACAAGATTTTGCATGCTCAAGTTTACTCACGACACCGATATTACGCTTGGAGTCAAGGAGAGTGCTTACAAAAAGCTGAAGACAATGGAAGAAAAAGTGGAAAAGCAGATGGAACTTGCAAAGAAGATCTCTGCAGTTGACGAACACGATGTTGCGGAAAGAGTAGTCACTCTGCACTTTCTGCCAGACATAATCGGAAATCTGAGGGCTTTTTCAAGGCAGGAGTTTAGATGTGTTGACTGCAACGAGAAGTATCGCAGACTGCCTTTGAATGGCAAGTGCAGAAAGTGTGGGGGCAATCTAACGCTAACAGTGCACAGCAGTTCCATTGTAAAGTATCTTGAGCTTTCGAAGAAGCTATGCGAGAACTACAATGTTTCTGAATACACGAAGCAGAGGCTTAAGCTAATCGAATACGAGATAAGGTCTTTGTTGATGGAAAATAAGCAGATAACGCTTGTGGATGTGTTTAATTAG
- a CDS encoding cytochrome c maturation protein CcmE translates to MPRIALILLIAFAAFAIFTLYHSVSSSLTPSDLLTMGNAENVVVSGRVENISYSNGRVYFYIIDEKAKIKAVYEGKITGEEVIATGDWKDGTFYVKEILSKCHTEYKGG, encoded by the coding sequence ATGCCAAGAATTGCACTGATACTCCTGATCGCGTTTGCGGCATTCGCGATCTTTACGCTTTACCACAGTGTATCTTCTTCGCTAACCCCTTCTGATCTGCTGACTATGGGAAATGCAGAAAATGTGGTTGTGAGCGGTAGGGTTGAGAATATAAGCTACTCAAATGGACGGGTTTACTTCTATATCATCGACGAAAAGGCAAAGATCAAAGCAGTTTACGAGGGAAAAATCACTGGCGAAGAAGTCATCGCAACAGGAGACTGGAAAGACGGGACTTTTTATGTTAAAGAAATTCTTAGCAAGTGCCACACCGAATACAAGGGTGGTTGA
- a CDS encoding DUF4405 domain-containing protein produces MLIRVRILIFAIALALGILSLITGLILYFWPHGPRSGQLIIFGMTKLGWSELHTYASILALIVILVHLIVNRTSIRLYFRYLRGQC; encoded by the coding sequence ATGCTGATACGTGTGAGAATTCTGATCTTCGCAATTGCATTGGCTTTAGGCATTTTGAGCCTCATAACTGGCTTAATACTCTACTTCTGGCCACATGGTCCAAGATCGGGACAGCTCATAATTTTTGGCATGACAAAATTGGGATGGAGTGAACTTCACACCTACGCTTCGATTTTGGCTCTTATCGTGATTTTAGTTCACCTGATAGTGAATCGCACTTCTATCAGGCTCTACTTCAGATATTTAAGGGGACAATGCTAA
- a CDS encoding radical SAM/SPASM domain-containing protein, which translates to MIQKLQLELTTKCNLSCEYCLKPSLVSELDKNAVEKLSGVAKKFVLYGYGEPLLHEKILHFVKALDGEIVVSTNGMVDENFYEVAELVDVFGISIDVNDALRHGMKLSKIFRKLENLQRKAIAQIVLTQDNLLNFPELAQILAERGLDIMATNLIAPNSEIYSKALYFEGSRANADFLHVDENFVLKILKARKSEPEELKISCKVNFCALLEAKDRVQRAKKSEEIIEKVEELAKSYGVGFVKPKFFGEADQRDCPYKDSLFVRADAQISPCMPFAYTHSEFVNRRSIVIREHILGNLSEEIDKIVEGESQFEKLRKEMDFPWCGDCGHVAGCWFLENGMDCYANKPSCSNCLYSAGIAKCLI; encoded by the coding sequence ATGATCCAAAAACTACAGCTTGAGCTCACAACAAAGTGCAATCTGAGCTGTGAATACTGTTTGAAACCATCACTTGTTTCTGAGCTCGATAAAAATGCTGTAGAGAAGCTAAGCGGTGTTGCAAAGAAGTTCGTGCTATACGGCTATGGCGAGCCTTTGCTTCATGAAAAAATACTGCACTTTGTCAAGGCTCTCGATGGGGAAATTGTTGTTAGCACAAATGGAATGGTTGATGAGAACTTCTACGAAGTCGCAGAACTTGTCGATGTATTTGGAATCTCGATCGACGTTAACGATGCATTGAGACATGGAATGAAGCTGAGCAAGATATTTCGAAAGCTTGAAAATTTACAAAGAAAGGCAATAGCTCAGATCGTTTTAACGCAAGATAATCTACTGAATTTTCCAGAGCTTGCTCAGATACTTGCTGAAAGAGGACTTGATATAATGGCTACGAATTTAATCGCTCCAAATTCCGAAATTTACTCAAAGGCTTTATACTTTGAAGGCTCAAGGGCTAATGCGGATTTCCTGCATGTTGATGAGAATTTTGTTTTAAAGATCCTCAAAGCCCGAAAATCGGAGCCTGAGGAATTGAAGATTAGCTGTAAAGTTAATTTCTGTGCTTTGCTCGAAGCAAAAGACAGAGTTCAGAGGGCAAAAAAGAGCGAAGAGATAATCGAAAAAGTCGAAGAACTTGCAAAAAGCTATGGTGTGGGCTTTGTGAAACCAAAATTCTTTGGAGAAGCGGACCAGCGAGATTGCCCTTATAAAGATTCTCTATTTGTGAGGGCTGATGCTCAGATTTCTCCTTGTATGCCATTTGCCTACACTCACAGCGAGTTTGTCAACAGAAGGTCTATTGTTATTCGAGAGCATATTCTTGGAAACCTGAGTGAAGAAATTGACAAGATCGTTGAAGGAGAAAGCCAATTTGAAAAGCTTCGCAAAGAGATGGATTTTCCATGGTGCGGAGACTGCGGGCACGTCGCGGGTTGCTGGTTCCTTGAAAACGGGATGGATTGCTATGCAAATAAACCTTCCTGCTCCAATTGTCTTTACAGTGCTGGCATCGCCAAATGCCTGATTTAG